The following proteins are encoded in a genomic region of Glycine max cultivar Williams 82 chromosome 18, Glycine_max_v4.0, whole genome shotgun sequence:
- the LOC102666102 gene encoding uncharacterized protein isoform X3: MNNISLYQVPLQKYVAMVDLQTTRGLPPGLVPISEPYFDGELPEVELIVVDTSKFDDATTPEPEHTNKEDKSELYKPKVSTWGVIRRPGNISKTFGGGRVICPGEVLESKEEKVVKEARTKQLLAAYNNKTGLNVDPKLKSECEELSIFSDIQILQPFFPSFIHAFPFYAHCWVFFVS, encoded by the exons ATGAACAACATCAGCCTATATCAGGTTCCCTTGCAAAAGTACGTGGCCATGGTGGACCTTCAG ACGACTAGGGGATTGCCACCTGGACTGGTTCCTATTTCAGAACCTTACTTTGATGGTGAGTTGCCTGAGGTGGAGCTTATTGTTGTAGACACAAGCAAGTTTGATGATGCAACGACTCCAGAACCTGAACATACTAATAAGGAAGACAAGTCTGAACTTTACAAGCCAAAAGTTTCTACCTGGGGTGTCATTCGTAGACCTGGCAATATTTCAAAAACA TTTGGTGGTGGAAGAGTTATATGCCCAGGAGAGGTTCTAGAGagcaaagaagaaaaagttgtTAAAGAAGCACGCACAAAGCAGCTACTTGCTGCCTACAACAACAAAACTGGATTAAATGTTGATCCAAAGCTGAAATCTGAGTGCGAGGAGCTAAGCATATTTAGTGATATTCAAATATTACAAccattctttccttcttttattcaTGCCTTTCCTTTTTATGCACATTGTTGGGTGTTTTTTGTATCATAG
- the LOC102666102 gene encoding uncharacterized protein isoform X2 produces MHIQTLSGHILETISSARFLLFQYSVVYKLHLTGNNTSLATTRGLPPGLVPISEPYFDGELPEVELIVVDTSKFDDATTPEPEHTNKEDKSELYKPKVSTWGVIRRPGNISKTFGGGRVICPGEVLESKEEKVVKEARTKQLLAAYNNKTGLNVDPKLKSECEELSIFSDIQILQPFFPSFIHGFPFYAHCWAFFLS; encoded by the exons ATGCATATCCAAACTTTGAGTGGTCATATTTTGGAGACAATTTCGAGTGCAAGGTTCTTATTGTTTCAATATAGTGTTGTGTATAAGCTGCATCTTACTGGAAACAATACATCACTTGCG ACGACTAGGGGATTGCCACCTGGACTGGTTCCTATTTCAGAACCTTACTTTGATGGTGAGTTGCCTGAGGTGGAGCTTATTGTTGTAGACACAAGCAAGTTTGATGATGCAACGACTCCAGAACCTGAACATACTAATAAGGAAGACAAGTCTGAACTTTACAAGCCAAAAGTTTCTACCTGGGGTGTCATTCGTAGACCTGGCAATATTTCAAAAACA TTTGGTGGTGGAAGAGTTATATGCCCAGGAGAG GTTCTAGAGagcaaagaagaaaaagttgtTAAAGAAGCACGCACAAAGCAGCTACTTGCTGCCTACAACAACAAAACTGGATTAAATGTTGATCCAAAGCTGAAATCTGAGTGCGAGGAGCTAAGCATATTTAGTGATATCCAAATATTACAAccattctttccttcttttattcaTGGCTTTCCTTTTTATGCACATTGTTGGGCGTTTTTTCTATCATAG
- the LOC102666102 gene encoding uncharacterized protein isoform X1, producing the protein MHIQTLSGHILETISSARFLLFQYSVVYKLHLTGNNTSLATTRGLPPGLVPISEPYFDGELPEVELIVVDTSKFDDATTPEPEHTNKEDKSELYKPKVSTWGVIRRPGNISKTFGGGRVICPGEVLESKEEKVVKEARTKQLLAAYNNKTGLNVDPKLKSECEELSIFSDIQILQPFFPSFIHAFPFYAHCWVFFVS; encoded by the exons ATGCATATCCAAACTTTGAGTGGTCATATTTTGGAGACAATTTCGAGTGCAAGGTTCTTATTGTTTCAATATAGTGTTGTGTATAAGCTGCATCTTACTGGAAACAATACATCACTTGCG ACGACTAGGGGATTGCCACCTGGACTGGTTCCTATTTCAGAACCTTACTTTGATGGTGAGTTGCCTGAGGTGGAGCTTATTGTTGTAGACACAAGCAAGTTTGATGATGCAACGACTCCAGAACCTGAACATACTAATAAGGAAGACAAGTCTGAACTTTACAAGCCAAAAGTTTCTACCTGGGGTGTCATTCGTAGACCTGGCAATATTTCAAAAACA TTTGGTGGTGGAAGAGTTATATGCCCAGGAGAGGTTCTAGAGagcaaagaagaaaaagttgtTAAAGAAGCACGCACAAAGCAGCTACTTGCTGCCTACAACAACAAAACTGGATTAAATGTTGATCCAAAGCTGAAATCTGAGTGCGAGGAGCTAAGCATATTTAGTGATATTCAAATATTACAAccattctttccttcttttattcaTGCCTTTCCTTTTTATGCACATTGTTGGGTGTTTTTTGTATCATAG